GGAACGGTCTCGACCGTGTGCCCCAGGCTCAGGTAGATGTCCTTCAGCGCACGCCACTGGGTCATCGCCAGCTCGGTGTCCACGGGCGTGTTCGGATCCATCCAGGGGTTTATGGAGTACTCCACCGTGAAGTGCTCGGGTGGGCACATCACGTAATGGCGCCGCGTGGCGACATTGGCGTCGTCCTCGGGGCGGGGGACGGTGTTGGGCGCAACGGCAGTGGGCACCGACATGATTCGCAATCTAATCCTCGCCAGTAGCGGTATTCAATGCGTCTTCATTGCGGTGAGTACGGCAGAATGTTGCACATGGACCCCCTGGATCAGCGAATCGTTTCGCAACTCGTCACGGATGCCCGAGCCAGTTACGCCGAGATCGGCAACGAGGTCGGCCTCTCCGCCCCAGCCGTGAAAAGACGGGTGGACAAGCTGCTCGACACCGGCATCCTGCAGGGGTTCACGGCCGTGGTGGACCCGGAGGCCCTCGGCTGGGGAACCGAGGCCTTCGTGGAGGTGCACTGCCACGGGAACGTGCCTACCGAGAGGCTGCTGGCCGGTCTGGAGCCGCTGCCCGAAGTCGTCCGCGCCTACACCGTCTCGGGCGAGGCGGACGCGATCGTGCACCTGCGCGCCGCCGACATCCACCACCTGGAGACCGCGTTGGAGCGGTTACGCGCCGTGGAGTTCATCAACAGGACCGTCTCCACCGTGGTGCTGTCCCGCCTGCTCGACCGTCCGCCGCAGGCCTGATACCCCCGAAAGCGGTGGGACGTCTCACGCGAGACGTCCCACCACCCGATGTCGGGCCTGGCCTTCAGCGAGAGCCCGCGAGAGGTTCCGCCACCCACACCGCTCAGCGAACCGAGCCGCTCACTCCGATTGGGAGTCCCAGGGTTCGAACCCCGCCTGCTCGGCATCGGCGGCGTTGCGAAACCAGACCTCGGCGACCACGTGGTCGAAGTACGGCGAGTCGGGGGTGTGGTACTGGCGCGATCCGAACTGGCCCTTGACCGTGTAGCTCTCGTCCGGCCGTTCCTGGTCGGGAAGTTGCTCGTCCGGGTACCACTCCTGGGGGCTGTCACCGGCAGCGGTCGAGTTCTCCTCGCCCACCTGTTCGGGAGTCGAACGTCCTCCCAACGTCGGGGAGACGGCGGCGTCCTCCGACGGGTCGAGCACTCTGCCCATCATCACCGGGCGAGCGTTGGGCGGGGTCCCCGGCCTGTTGGTGTTTCCCGGAACCCGCCTGGGCAGTTCCTCCTCCGCACCGGATTCCTCCGCCGAGCCGACCGCGCCTTCCTCCGCTGCCCCGCTCGGCTCCGCAGCGCCGTGACCGGGGTCCTCCCCGGCAGCGGGATTCCGCGGCGGAAGCTCGACCCCTTCCCGGTCCGGTTCGATCCCGGGAGTGGCGAGCGGTTCGAACAACGAACGGAGCCTGCCGGTCAGCTCGCCCTCGGACTCCTCAGGTTCGGACACCGCGAGTGTCTCCGTCGAGTCGTTGTCCGCAGGTCCCGTCTCCGGAGCGGATTCGGTCCACCGCGGGGTCGCGTCGACTCCGGGGGATTCGTGCTGCGGCTGTTCGACGCTGTCGGTGTCGTACATGTCGAAATCCGACGCGGCGAACCACGTGTTCTCCCGGTGCGCCCCCGAGAGCTCGGCTCCCGGGGCCAACTCGGCCGGTGCCGTGGGCGGATCGGAACGTTCCTCCGTGTTCACGGAGCTCCAGGAAAGCTCGGGGGTGGTCTCGCGGCCCCGTTCCAGCCGCAGCTCCGCGTCCTCGACGGGGGCTCCGCTCGCCACTTCCGGGGTCTCCTGAACGGGCTGCCACTCCGTGGCCGTGGGCTCGTGCTCCTGCTCTACGTGCACCGGTTCGGCACCGGCGTGTTCCGCGGAGAAGGCCTGGCCACCGAAGTCCCCGGCGGCGACCTCCATCCAGCGTCCACGCCCACCGTCCGGGGACGGCGTGCTCGGCTGCTCGAAGGACGTCTCCTCCGCCGAGTTCCCTTCCACCTTCCTCTCCGCCGGGCCGGACACGCGGAACGGCCGGTCCCCGGTGGGTCCCGCAACGGCCGCCTCGTCCTCGGAATCCGTGTCCAGCAGGTCCCACACGGCCGTGTCGGATTCCTCCCCGGAGAAGGCGTCCTCCGCCCTTCCAGCCGGCCCCGTGTCCCGCTCGGCCGCTCGTTGCCGCTCGCGCAGCTCGGTCAACTGGCGATGGGCGGGGCGGACGAACAGCAGCCAGGTCAGTCCCACACCGCACAGAAAGCCGGCGAAGCTCCACAACCAGACCTGGGTAAACAGCCACGTCACCGCTGCGGTCCTTTCTCTCGCGACGCTGCCGGGACACGAGTATGACCGCGGTGCCCCCCTTCGCGGTAGCCGGAGGTGCGCAGCGTCAACTCACCGGGTACGAGCCACCACGTAGTCGACCAGCGCGTAGAGCGCGTCACGCGGCGGGGAGTCCGGTAACCGGGCGAGTTCCTCGTTGGCCCGTGCGGCGTAGTCGTCCAGGGTCTCGCGAGCTCGTTTCAAGCCGGTCGAGTCGCGCAGCCTGCGCAGCGCCTCCTGCACGTCCTCGTCCGTTTCGAGGGATCCCGAGAGCAGCTCGCGCAGCCGGGGATCGGCGTCGGGCTCGGTGAGCTCGCACAGCATCGGAAGCGTGCGGACGCCCTCTCTGAGGTCCGTGCCCGGGGTCTTGCCCGACTCGTCGGGCGGGGAGGCGATGTCGATGATGTCGTCGGATATCTGGAACGCCGTGCCCACGATCTTGCCGACGTTCTCCAGCACTCCGACCCGCTCCGGATCGAGCCCCGAGAACATGGCCCCGAAGCGCCCGCAGGTGGCGATCAGCGATCCGGTCTTCTCGTAGATCACCTCCAGGTAGTGGTCCACGAGACCGTCCTCCGACTCGGCTCCCACGGTCTCCCGCATCTGACCGGTCACCAACGACTCGAAGGTCCGCGCCAGCGACCGCACCGCGTCCCCCCCGAGGTCCGCCGCGATCCGGGAGGCCTGCGCGAAGAGGAAATCGCCGGTGAGGATGGCCACCGAGTTGTCCCACCGCGCGTTGGCGCTGGTCGCGCCGCGCCGCATGGTCGCCTCGTCCATCACGTCGTCGTGGTAGAGCGTGGCCAGGTGGACCATCTCGAGCACGGCCGCCGCCTTGACGACGCCCTCCCGATCCGATTCGCCGAACTCCGCCGCCAGCAACGTGAACAGCGGGCGGAACCTCTTGCCTCCCGCGTCCACGAGATGCAGCGAGGCGCGGGTCGCGAAGTCCAGGTCGCTGTCCACCGCCTCGTGCAGCAGTCGCTCGACCCGAGCCATCCCTCCGCGCACCGACTCGGCGAGCGCCGAATCAGCAATGTCGAAACCGCCGACGGCGGTGGCCGCTTCCCACGGCACACCGCTCGTCGGATCACCAACTGGGCTGGTCACGTCACCGTCGCCTTCGTCTCCCCCGGAAATGCCCTGCGAGGGACACCCTACGACACGAAGCCACCGACACTCGCCCAGTCCAGCGCCAGCATCGGAGCCACTCCGAGCAGCAGGGTCATCACCACGCCCAGCGTGACAGCCGCCGTGGTGAACGCCCCGGGCACGCTGACGGTCGGCCCGTTCGGGTCCGGGTCGTTGAAGAACATCAACACGATGACCCGGATGTAGAGGTAGGCGGCCAGCGCGCTGGCCAGCAGGGCGATCACCACCAGCGGGGCCATGCCGGCGGAGAACGCCGCCGAGAAGACGGCGAACTTACCCATGAAACCGCTGGTCGCGGGGATACCGGCCAGGGCGAGCAGCAGGAAGGTGAACACCCCGGCCACCAGCGGCGAGCGCTTGGCCAGACCGGCCCAGTCGGAAAGGTTGGTGGCCTCGCCCTCGGAGGTGCGCACCAGGCTGACGACGCCGAAGACCGCCAGTGTGGTGAAGCCGTAGGCGAGCAGGTAGAACAGCGTCGCCGCCAAGCCCCGGTCCGTCAGGGTGATCGAACCGACCATGAGAAATCCCGCATGAGCTATCGACGAATAGGCGATCATGCGCTTGATGTCCTGCTGGGTCAGCCCGAGCACCACACCGATGACCATGGAGAGCACGGCCACGGTCCACAGCACCCAGTGCCACTCCCAGCTGGAGGCCTCGAAGGCCACGTGCAGCAGTCGCAGCAGCCCGCCGAACGCGGCGACCTTGGTGCAGGCCGCCATGAAACCGGTGACCGAGGTCGGCGCACCGTGGTAGACGTCAGGGGTCCACAGGTGGAACGGCCCGACCGACCCCTTGAACAGCAGCCCCATCACCACCAGGCCGAGACCGGCGAACAGCAGGGTGTCCGAGCGCAGGCTTCCCGCCGTGGCTGCGGCTATCTCGGACAGTTGCACCGAGCCCGCGTAGCCGTAGAGCAGCGCCAGCCCGTAGAGGAAGAAGGCCGAGGCGAAGGCTCCGAGCAGGAAGTACTTGACCGCCGCCTCCTGGGACAGCAGCCTGCGCCTCCTGGCCAGTCCGCAGAGCAGGTACAGCGGCAGGCTCAGCACCTCCAGCGCCACGAACATCGTGAGCAGGTCGTTGGCGGCGCAGAACACCATCATCCCGCCGAGCGAGAACAGCGTCAGCGGGAAGACCTCGGTCCGCATGTCCACCGCTCCGGATGTGCGCTCCATCACGGCGGCCGAGGCGGCACCCGGCGCGTCCACCGGGGCGCCCCTGGGGGACCGTCCCCCGGGCGCGCTGTTCGTCTCGGCGACGAACGCGCCTCCCGGCTCGATCGACCGGTCCGCGATCAGCAGGATCGCCCCGAAGGACAGGGCCAGCAGGGTTCCCCACAGGAACAGGGTGGCCGGTCCCACCGCGAGGGTCCCGGCCAGGGTCGTCGCCCCGGTGTTGATCTCCTGCGCGTGCATCCCGAGGAAGAGCCCGGCCAGGAGCACGGCGAGCAGACTGATCCCCACCTGAACGGGCCACCGCCGACCGGCGGGGACGAAGGCCTCGACCAACACCCCGACGCAGGCCGCCGCCAGCACGATCATCAGCGGCGCCACCGCCGCGTACTGGATCGACGGCATCTCGGTGGACTGCTGGGCCAGCACTCCCGAATGCGGGGGCAGAGCGGCTCCCGCTTGCGCTACCACTCCCACTGTCAGTTACCTCCCTGAGAGGTCACGGGGTCGGTAACGCCGACCTCGCTCATCGTTGCTTCCACCGACGGTGTGATCACGTCCAACACCGGCGCGGGATAGACGCCGAGCACCACGATCAGCACCACCAGGGGTGTCAACAGGCCGATCTCCCTGCCGTTGAGAT
This genomic stretch from Actinopolyspora halophila DSM 43834 harbors:
- the nuoN gene encoding NADH-quinone oxidoreductase subunit NuoN, translated to MPSIQYAAVAPLMIVLAAACVGVLVEAFVPAGRRWPVQVGISLLAVLLAGLFLGMHAQEINTGATTLAGTLAVGPATLFLWGTLLALSFGAILLIADRSIEPGGAFVAETNSAPGGRSPRGAPVDAPGAASAAVMERTSGAVDMRTEVFPLTLFSLGGMMVFCAANDLLTMFVALEVLSLPLYLLCGLARRRRLLSQEAAVKYFLLGAFASAFFLYGLALLYGYAGSVQLSEIAAATAGSLRSDTLLFAGLGLVVMGLLFKGSVGPFHLWTPDVYHGAPTSVTGFMAACTKVAAFGGLLRLLHVAFEASSWEWHWVLWTVAVLSMVIGVVLGLTQQDIKRMIAYSSIAHAGFLMVGSITLTDRGLAATLFYLLAYGFTTLAVFGVVSLVRTSEGEATNLSDWAGLAKRSPLVAGVFTFLLLALAGIPATSGFMGKFAVFSAAFSAGMAPLVVIALLASALAAYLYIRVIVLMFFNDPDPNGPTVSVPGAFTTAAVTLGVVMTLLLGVAPMLALDWASVGGFVS
- a CDS encoding polyprenyl synthetase family protein, which codes for MTSPVGDPTSGVPWEAATAVGGFDIADSALAESVRGGMARVERLLHEAVDSDLDFATRASLHLVDAGGKRFRPLFTLLAAEFGESDREGVVKAAAVLEMVHLATLYHDDVMDEATMRRGATSANARWDNSVAILTGDFLFAQASRIAADLGGDAVRSLARTFESLVTGQMRETVGAESEDGLVDHYLEVIYEKTGSLIATCGRFGAMFSGLDPERVGVLENVGKIVGTAFQISDDIIDIASPPDESGKTPGTDLREGVRTLPMLCELTEPDADPRLRELLSGSLETDEDVQEALRRLRDSTGLKRARETLDDYAARANEELARLPDSPPRDALYALVDYVVARTR
- a CDS encoding Lrp/AsnC family transcriptional regulator, coding for MDPLDQRIVSQLVTDARASYAEIGNEVGLSAPAVKRRVDKLLDTGILQGFTAVVDPEALGWGTEAFVEVHCHGNVPTERLLAGLEPLPEVVRAYTVSGEADAIVHLRAADIHHLETALERLRAVEFINRTVSTVVLSRLLDRPPQA